A window of the Glaciimonas sp. CA11.2 genome harbors these coding sequences:
- the alaS gene encoding alanine--tRNA ligase, whose translation MNSADIRDKFLTFFESKDHTVVRSSSLVPGNDPTLLFTNSGMVQFKDVFLGTEKRNYVRATSVQRCLRAGGKHNDLENVGYTARHHTFFEMLGNWSFGDYFKRDSLKWAFELLTEVYGLPAEKLWATVYETDDEAYDIWVNEIGLPPERVVRIGDNKGAPFASDNFWQMADTGPCGPCSEIFFDHGPDIWGGPPGSPDQDGDRYIEIWNNVFMQFDRQVDAKTGEATLTPLPRQCVDTGMGLERLAAILQHVHSNYEIDLFQNLIKAAARETNVADLTNNSLKVIADHIRACAFLIVDGVIPGNEGRGYVLRRIIRRALRHGHKLEQTKPFFYKLVKDLVLEMGAAYPELPEAAERVEQTLKQEEERFGETLEHGMKILEAALAKNPKKLDGDTAFTLYDTFGFPLDLTADICREREVALDEAGFDVAMKRQQEASRAGGKFKMASGVEYSGEKTNFVGYTALAHDAKVLALYVDGSAVQKIEAGQNAIVVLDTTPFYAESGGQAGDSGVLETATATFVVTDTLKIQAEVFGHHGRLEQGTLNVGDQLGANVDTAQRARTIRNHSATHLMHKALREVLGVHVAQKGSLVDADKTRFDFSHNAPVSADQIRLIEDIVNGEVLENIATSATLMSFDDAVASGAMALFGEKYGDEVRVLSIGSSTELCGGVHVNRTGDIGLFKIVAESGVAAGIRRIEAVTGLGALALVQSLSSRVTEAATALKSPPEELTQRIGQVQDHVKALEKEMAALKSKLAANQGNELVNQAVDVNGIKVLAAMLEGADSATLRETMDKLKDKLKTAAIVLATVKDGKVSLIAGVTADAIAKVKAGDLVNFVAQQVGGKGGGRPDMAQAGGTDPSGLAAALQGVVKWVGERG comes from the coding sequence ATGAACTCAGCCGATATACGCGATAAGTTTCTCACTTTCTTTGAATCCAAAGACCATACCGTGGTTCGTTCCTCCAGCCTTGTGCCGGGTAATGATCCGACGCTGCTATTTACCAACTCTGGGATGGTCCAATTTAAGGACGTCTTTCTCGGTACCGAGAAACGTAACTACGTTCGTGCGACATCCGTACAGCGGTGTTTGCGTGCAGGCGGCAAACACAACGATCTGGAAAATGTTGGATATACCGCTCGCCACCACACTTTTTTCGAAATGCTGGGAAATTGGTCTTTCGGGGATTATTTTAAACGCGACTCTTTAAAGTGGGCGTTTGAACTATTGACTGAGGTCTATGGTTTGCCAGCTGAAAAGCTTTGGGCCACCGTATATGAGACCGATGATGAGGCCTACGATATCTGGGTGAATGAGATCGGCCTACCGCCAGAGCGCGTTGTCCGGATTGGCGACAATAAAGGTGCACCATTTGCATCAGACAATTTCTGGCAAATGGCAGATACCGGCCCTTGCGGTCCCTGTTCTGAGATTTTTTTCGATCATGGCCCGGATATTTGGGGCGGTCCTCCGGGCAGTCCGGATCAAGACGGTGACCGTTACATCGAAATCTGGAATAACGTTTTCATGCAGTTTGACCGTCAGGTCGACGCCAAAACCGGTGAAGCGACATTGACGCCATTGCCGCGCCAATGTGTTGATACCGGCATGGGTTTGGAGCGATTGGCCGCTATATTGCAGCACGTGCATAGTAATTATGAGATTGATCTGTTCCAAAATTTGATCAAGGCAGCAGCGCGCGAAACCAATGTTGCCGATTTGACAAATAACTCGTTGAAAGTGATCGCCGACCACATTCGTGCTTGTGCGTTCCTAATTGTGGACGGCGTTATTCCCGGTAATGAAGGTCGTGGTTACGTCTTGCGTCGCATTATCCGTCGCGCATTACGTCACGGACATAAGCTGGAGCAAACCAAACCGTTTTTCTACAAACTCGTCAAAGATCTGGTCTTAGAGATGGGCGCAGCCTATCCTGAATTGCCGGAAGCTGCCGAGCGCGTTGAGCAAACTTTGAAGCAGGAAGAAGAGCGTTTTGGGGAAACGCTAGAACACGGAATGAAAATTCTGGAAGCCGCCTTGGCAAAAAATCCTAAAAAATTAGATGGTGATACAGCTTTCACGCTATATGACACTTTCGGGTTCCCGCTTGATTTGACTGCAGATATTTGTCGTGAGCGTGAAGTTGCGCTCGACGAGGCTGGTTTTGACGTCGCAATGAAACGTCAACAAGAAGCTAGCCGTGCTGGTGGTAAATTCAAAATGGCGTCGGGCGTTGAGTATAGCGGTGAGAAGACAAATTTTGTCGGTTATACCGCGCTGGCGCACGATGCCAAAGTGTTAGCTTTATACGTTGATGGCAGTGCGGTACAAAAAATCGAAGCTGGTCAAAATGCGATTGTCGTGCTCGATACCACACCATTTTATGCCGAGTCAGGCGGTCAGGCTGGCGACTCCGGCGTACTTGAAACAGCGACGGCAACATTTGTGGTGACCGATACCCTCAAGATTCAGGCCGAGGTGTTTGGCCATCATGGTCGATTGGAGCAAGGCACACTGAACGTCGGCGATCAACTTGGTGCCAATGTCGATACTGCGCAACGCGCACGCACTATCCGGAATCATTCAGCGACGCATTTAATGCACAAAGCATTGCGCGAGGTGCTGGGCGTGCATGTGGCGCAAAAGGGTTCGTTGGTTGATGCTGATAAAACCCGATTTGACTTTAGTCATAACGCGCCTGTCAGTGCCGATCAAATTCGTCTGATCGAAGACATAGTCAATGGCGAAGTGTTGGAAAACATCGCCACCAGCGCCACCTTGATGTCATTCGACGACGCCGTTGCAAGCGGTGCTATGGCCTTGTTCGGTGAAAAATATGGTGATGAAGTACGCGTGTTATCGATCGGTTCTTCGACCGAATTATGCGGCGGTGTCCACGTCAATCGTACTGGTGATATTGGCTTGTTCAAAATCGTTGCAGAAAGTGGTGTCGCGGCCGGTATTCGTCGTATTGAAGCGGTAACAGGACTTGGCGCATTGGCACTCGTTCAAAGCTTGAGTAGCCGTGTCACCGAAGCGGCGACAGCGTTGAAATCACCGCCGGAAGAATTAACGCAACGTATCGGTCAGGTGCAAGATCACGTTAAGGCGCTAGAAAAAGAGATGGCTGCGTTGAAGTCTAAACTGGCTGCAAATCAGGGTAATGAACTGGTTAACCAGGCGGTGGATGTCAACGGCATCAAGGTATTGGCTGCAATGCTCGAAGGCGCGGATAGCGCGACTTTACGTGAAACGATGGATAAGTTAAAAGATAAACTGAAAACCGCAGCGATCGTGTTGGCGACCGTCAAGGACGGAAAAGTCAGCTTGATCGCAGGTGTCACAGCCGATGCGATTGCCAAAGTAAAAGCCGGTGATCTGGTCAATTTTGTGGCCCAGCAAGTTGGCGGTAAAGGCGGCGGGCGGCCTGACATGGCGCAAGCTGGCGGTACTGATCCAAGCGGATTGGCGGCAGCGCTGCAAGGAGTCGTTAAGTGGGTTGGCGAACGCGGCTAA